A single Mastomys coucha isolate ucsf_1 chromosome X, UCSF_Mcou_1, whole genome shotgun sequence DNA region contains:
- the Otud5 gene encoding OTU domain-containing protein 5 isoform X3, translated as MTILPKKKPPPPDADPANEPPPPGPLPPAPRRGGGVGVGGGGTGVSGGERDRDSGVVGARPRASPPPQGPLPGPPGALHRWALAVPPGAVAGPRPQQASPPPCGGPGGPGGGPGDALGATTAGVGAAGVVVGVGGAVGVGGCCSGPGHSKRRRQAPGVGAVGGASPEREEVGAGYNSEDEYEAAAARIEAMDPATVEQEHWFEKALRDKKGFIIKQMKEDGACLFRAVADQVYGDQDMHEVVRKHCMDYLMKNADYFSNYVTEDFTTYINRKRKNNCHGNHIEMQAMAEMYNRPVEVYQYSTEPINTFHGIHQNEDEPIRVSYHRNIHYNSVVNPNKATIGVGLGLPSFKPGFAEQSLMKNAIKTSEESWIEQQMLEDKKRATDWEATNEAIEEQVARESYLQWLRDQEKQARQVRGPSQPRKASATCSSATAAASSGLEEWTSRSPRQRSSASSPEHPELHAELGIKPPSPGTVLALAKPPSPCAPGTSSQFSAGADRATSPLVSLYPALECRALIQQMSPSAFAGLNDWDDDEILASVLAVSQQEYLDSMKKNKVHRDPPPDKS; from the exons ATGACTATTCTCCCCAAAAAGAAGCCGCCACCTCCCGACGCTGACCCGGCCAACGAACCGCCGCCGCCCGGGCCGCTGCCCCCAGCGCCTCGGCGCGGTGGGGGTGTAGGCGTGGGCGGCGGCGGCACGGGCGTGAGTGGAGGAGAGCGCGACCGTGACTCCGGCGTTGTGGGGGCCCGTCCCCGGGCTTCACCACCACCCCAGGGCCCGCTACCGGGGCCGCCTGGTGCTCTTCATCGTTGGGCACTAGCCGTGCCGCCTGGCGCAGTTGCGGGCCCTCGGCCACAGCAGGCTTCTCCACCTCCTTGTGGGGGCCCTGGTGGCCCCGGCGGCGGTCCTGGTGACGCTCTTGGTGCGACAACTGCGGGGGTGGGCGcggcaggggtggtggtgggcgTGGGTGGTGCCGTGGGCGTGGGCGGCTGCTGCTCGGGGCCGGGGCACAGCAAGCGGCGGCGTCAAGCTCCCGGCGTTGGCGCAGTTGGCGGGGCCAGTCCGGAACGTGAAGAGGTCGGAGCAGGCTACAACAGTGAAGACGAATATGAAGCTGCTGCGGCACGAATCGAGGCCATGGATCCCGCCACTGTAGAACAG GAGCACTGGTTTGAAAAGGCCTTGCGGGACAAGAAAGGCTTCAtcatcaaacagatgaaggaggATGGTGCGTGTCTATTCCGGGCTGTAG CTGACCAGGTGTATGGAGACCAGGACATGCATGAGGTTGTACGAAAGCATTGCATGGACTATCTG ATGAAGAATGCCGATTACTTCTCCAACTATGTCACAGAAGACTTCACCACCTATATCAATCGGAAGCGGAAAAACAACTGCCATGGCAACCACATTGAAATGCAGGCTATGGCAGAGATGTACAACCGTCCTGTGGAGGTGTATCAATATAGCACAG aACCTATCAACACATTCCATGGGATCCATCAAAATGAAGATGAACCCATCCGTGTCAGCTACCACCGGAATATCCACTATAATTCAGTGGTGAATCCTAACAAGGCCACTATTGGTGTGGGGCTGGGCCTTCCATCATTTAAACCAGGG TTTGCAGAGCAGTCCCTGATGAAGAATGCCATAAAGACATCAGAAGAGTCATGGATTGAACAGCAAATGCTGGAAGACAAGAAACGAGCTACAGACTGGGAGGCCACAAATGAGGCCATAGAGGAGCAGGTGGCTCGAGAATCTTACCTTCAGTGGCTGAGGGATCAAGAGAAACAGGCCCGCCAGGTCCGGGGACCCAGCCAG CCCCGGAAAGCCAGTGCCACATGCAGttcagccacagcagcagcctcCAGTGGCCTGGAGGAATGGACTAGTCGGTCCCCACGGCAACGAAGTTCAGCCTCGTCACCTGAGCACCCTGAACTGCATGCCGAGCTAGGCATTAAACCCCCTTCCCCAGGCACTGTGTTAGCTCTTGCCAAACCTCCTTCACCCTGTGCACCAG GTACAAGCAGTCAGTTCTCAGCAGGGGCTGATCGGGCCACCTCTCCTCTTGTGTCCCTCTACCCTGCTCTGGAGTGCCGGGCCCTCATCCAGCAGATGTCCCCCTCTGCCTTTG caGGTCTGAATGATTGGGATGATGATGAGATCCTAGCATCGGTGCTGGCAGTGTCCCAACAGGAATACCTAGACagtatgaagaaaaacaaagtgcACAGAGACCCACCCCCAGACAAGAGTTGA
- the Otud5 gene encoding OTU domain-containing protein 5 isoform X7, whose protein sequence is MTILPKKKPPPPDADPANEPPPPGPLPPAPRRGGGVGVGGGGTGVSGGERDRDSGVVGARPRASPPPQGPLPGPPGALHRWALAVPPGAVAGPRPQQASPPPCGGPGGPGGGPGDALVGGASPEREEVGAGYNSEDEYEAAAARIEAMDPATVEQEHWFEKALRDKKGFIIKQMKEDGACLFRAVADQVYGDQDMHEVVRKHCMDYLMKNADYFSNYVTEDFTTYINRKRKNNCHGNHIEMQAMAEMYNRPVEVYQYSTEPINTFHGIHQNEDEPIRVSYHRNIHYNSVVNPNKATIGVGLGLPSFKPGFAEQSLMKNAIKTSEESWIEQQMLEDKKRATDWEATNEAIEEQVARESYLQWLRDQEKQARQVRGPSQPRKASATCSSATAAASSGLEEWTSRSPRQRSSASSPEHPELHAELGIKPPSPGTVLALAKPPSPCAPGTSSQFSAGADRATSPLVSLYPALECRALIQQMSPSAFAGLNDWDDDEILASVLAVSQQEYLDSMKKNKVHRDPPPDKS, encoded by the exons ATGACTATTCTCCCCAAAAAGAAGCCGCCACCTCCCGACGCTGACCCGGCCAACGAACCGCCGCCGCCCGGGCCGCTGCCCCCAGCGCCTCGGCGCGGTGGGGGTGTAGGCGTGGGCGGCGGCGGCACGGGCGTGAGTGGAGGAGAGCGCGACCGTGACTCCGGCGTTGTGGGGGCCCGTCCCCGGGCTTCACCACCACCCCAGGGCCCGCTACCGGGGCCGCCTGGTGCTCTTCATCGTTGGGCACTAGCCGTGCCGCCTGGCGCAGTTGCGGGCCCTCGGCCACAGCAGGCTTCTCCACCTCCTTGTGGGGGCCCTGGTGGCCCCGGCGGCGGTCCTGGTGACGCTCTTG TTGGCGGGGCCAGTCCGGAACGTGAAGAGGTCGGAGCAGGCTACAACAGTGAAGACGAATATGAAGCTGCTGCGGCACGAATCGAGGCCATGGATCCCGCCACTGTAGAACAG GAGCACTGGTTTGAAAAGGCCTTGCGGGACAAGAAAGGCTTCAtcatcaaacagatgaaggaggATGGTGCGTGTCTATTCCGGGCTGTAG CTGACCAGGTGTATGGAGACCAGGACATGCATGAGGTTGTACGAAAGCATTGCATGGACTATCTG ATGAAGAATGCCGATTACTTCTCCAACTATGTCACAGAAGACTTCACCACCTATATCAATCGGAAGCGGAAAAACAACTGCCATGGCAACCACATTGAAATGCAGGCTATGGCAGAGATGTACAACCGTCCTGTGGAGGTGTATCAATATAGCACAG aACCTATCAACACATTCCATGGGATCCATCAAAATGAAGATGAACCCATCCGTGTCAGCTACCACCGGAATATCCACTATAATTCAGTGGTGAATCCTAACAAGGCCACTATTGGTGTGGGGCTGGGCCTTCCATCATTTAAACCAGGG TTTGCAGAGCAGTCCCTGATGAAGAATGCCATAAAGACATCAGAAGAGTCATGGATTGAACAGCAAATGCTGGAAGACAAGAAACGAGCTACAGACTGGGAGGCCACAAATGAGGCCATAGAGGAGCAGGTGGCTCGAGAATCTTACCTTCAGTGGCTGAGGGATCAAGAGAAACAGGCCCGCCAGGTCCGGGGACCCAGCCAG CCCCGGAAAGCCAGTGCCACATGCAGttcagccacagcagcagcctcCAGTGGCCTGGAGGAATGGACTAGTCGGTCCCCACGGCAACGAAGTTCAGCCTCGTCACCTGAGCACCCTGAACTGCATGCCGAGCTAGGCATTAAACCCCCTTCCCCAGGCACTGTGTTAGCTCTTGCCAAACCTCCTTCACCCTGTGCACCAG GTACAAGCAGTCAGTTCTCAGCAGGGGCTGATCGGGCCACCTCTCCTCTTGTGTCCCTCTACCCTGCTCTGGAGTGCCGGGCCCTCATCCAGCAGATGTCCCCCTCTGCCTTTG caGGTCTGAATGATTGGGATGATGATGAGATCCTAGCATCGGTGCTGGCAGTGTCCCAACAGGAATACCTAGACagtatgaagaaaaacaaagtgcACAGAGACCCACCCCCAGACAAGAGTTGA
- the Otud5 gene encoding OTU domain-containing protein 5 isoform X1 yields the protein MTILPKKKPPPPDADPANEPPPPGPLPPAPRRGGGVGVGGGGTGVSGGERDRDSGVVGARPRASPPPQGPLPGPPGALHRWALAVPPGAVAGPRPQQASPPPCGGPGGPGGGPGDALGATTAGVGAAGVVVGVGGAVGVGGCCSGPGHSKRRRQAPGVGAVGGASPEREEVGAGYNSEDEYEAAAARIEAMDPATVEQQEHWFEKALRDKKGFIIKQMKEDGACLFRAVADQVYGDQDMHEVVRKHCMDYLMKNADYFSNYVTEDFTTYINRKRKNNCHGNHIEMQAMAEMYNRPVEVYQYSTEPINTFHGIHQNEDEPIRVSYHRNIHYNSVVNPNKATIGVGLGLPSFKPGFAEQSLMKNAIKTSEESWIEQQMLEDKKRATDWEATNEAIEEQVARESYLQWLRDQEKQARQVRGPSQPRKASATCSSATAAASSGLEEWTSRSPRQRSSASSPEHPELHAELGIKPPSPGTVLALAKPPSPCAPGTSSQFSAGADRATSPLVSLYPALECRALIQQMSPSAFAGLNDWDDDEILASVLAVSQQEYLDSMKKNKVHRDPPPDKS from the exons ATGACTATTCTCCCCAAAAAGAAGCCGCCACCTCCCGACGCTGACCCGGCCAACGAACCGCCGCCGCCCGGGCCGCTGCCCCCAGCGCCTCGGCGCGGTGGGGGTGTAGGCGTGGGCGGCGGCGGCACGGGCGTGAGTGGAGGAGAGCGCGACCGTGACTCCGGCGTTGTGGGGGCCCGTCCCCGGGCTTCACCACCACCCCAGGGCCCGCTACCGGGGCCGCCTGGTGCTCTTCATCGTTGGGCACTAGCCGTGCCGCCTGGCGCAGTTGCGGGCCCTCGGCCACAGCAGGCTTCTCCACCTCCTTGTGGGGGCCCTGGTGGCCCCGGCGGCGGTCCTGGTGACGCTCTTGGTGCGACAACTGCGGGGGTGGGCGcggcaggggtggtggtgggcgTGGGTGGTGCCGTGGGCGTGGGCGGCTGCTGCTCGGGGCCGGGGCACAGCAAGCGGCGGCGTCAAGCTCCCGGCGTTGGCGCAGTTGGCGGGGCCAGTCCGGAACGTGAAGAGGTCGGAGCAGGCTACAACAGTGAAGACGAATATGAAGCTGCTGCGGCACGAATCGAGGCCATGGATCCCGCCACTGTAGAACAG CAGGAGCACTGGTTTGAAAAGGCCTTGCGGGACAAGAAAGGCTTCAtcatcaaacagatgaaggaggATGGTGCGTGTCTATTCCGGGCTGTAG CTGACCAGGTGTATGGAGACCAGGACATGCATGAGGTTGTACGAAAGCATTGCATGGACTATCTG ATGAAGAATGCCGATTACTTCTCCAACTATGTCACAGAAGACTTCACCACCTATATCAATCGGAAGCGGAAAAACAACTGCCATGGCAACCACATTGAAATGCAGGCTATGGCAGAGATGTACAACCGTCCTGTGGAGGTGTATCAATATAGCACAG aACCTATCAACACATTCCATGGGATCCATCAAAATGAAGATGAACCCATCCGTGTCAGCTACCACCGGAATATCCACTATAATTCAGTGGTGAATCCTAACAAGGCCACTATTGGTGTGGGGCTGGGCCTTCCATCATTTAAACCAGGG TTTGCAGAGCAGTCCCTGATGAAGAATGCCATAAAGACATCAGAAGAGTCATGGATTGAACAGCAAATGCTGGAAGACAAGAAACGAGCTACAGACTGGGAGGCCACAAATGAGGCCATAGAGGAGCAGGTGGCTCGAGAATCTTACCTTCAGTGGCTGAGGGATCAAGAGAAACAGGCCCGCCAGGTCCGGGGACCCAGCCAG CCCCGGAAAGCCAGTGCCACATGCAGttcagccacagcagcagcctcCAGTGGCCTGGAGGAATGGACTAGTCGGTCCCCACGGCAACGAAGTTCAGCCTCGTCACCTGAGCACCCTGAACTGCATGCCGAGCTAGGCATTAAACCCCCTTCCCCAGGCACTGTGTTAGCTCTTGCCAAACCTCCTTCACCCTGTGCACCAG GTACAAGCAGTCAGTTCTCAGCAGGGGCTGATCGGGCCACCTCTCCTCTTGTGTCCCTCTACCCTGCTCTGGAGTGCCGGGCCCTCATCCAGCAGATGTCCCCCTCTGCCTTTG caGGTCTGAATGATTGGGATGATGATGAGATCCTAGCATCGGTGCTGGCAGTGTCCCAACAGGAATACCTAGACagtatgaagaaaaacaaagtgcACAGAGACCCACCCCCAGACAAGAGTTGA
- the Otud5 gene encoding OTU domain-containing protein 5 isoform X4: protein MTILPKKKPPPPDADPANEPPPPGPLPPAPRRGGGVGVGGGGTGVSGGERDRDSGVVGARPRASPPPQGPLPGPPGALHRWALAVPPGAVAGPRPQQASPPPCGGPGGPGGGPGDALGATTAGVGAAGVVVGVGGAVGVGGCCSGPGHSKRRRQAPGVGAVGGASPEREEVGAGYNSEDEYEAAAARIEAMDPATVEQEHWFEKALRDKKGFIIKQMKEDGACLFRAVADQVYGDQDMHEVVRKHCMDYLMKNADYFSNYVTEDFTTYINRKRKNNCHGNHIEMQAMAEMYNRPVEVYQYSTEPINTFHGIHQNEDEPIRVSYHRNIHYNSVVNPNKATIGVGLGLPSFKPGFAEQSLMKNAIKTSEESWIEQQMLEDKKRATDWEATNEAIEEQVARESYLQWLRDQEKQARQVRGPSQPRKASATCSSATAAASSGLEEWTSRSPRQRSSASSPEHPELHAELGIKPPSPGTVLALAKPPSPCAPGTSSQFSAGADRATSPLVSLYPALECRALIQQMSPSAFGLNDWDDDEILASVLAVSQQEYLDSMKKNKVHRDPPPDKS from the exons ATGACTATTCTCCCCAAAAAGAAGCCGCCACCTCCCGACGCTGACCCGGCCAACGAACCGCCGCCGCCCGGGCCGCTGCCCCCAGCGCCTCGGCGCGGTGGGGGTGTAGGCGTGGGCGGCGGCGGCACGGGCGTGAGTGGAGGAGAGCGCGACCGTGACTCCGGCGTTGTGGGGGCCCGTCCCCGGGCTTCACCACCACCCCAGGGCCCGCTACCGGGGCCGCCTGGTGCTCTTCATCGTTGGGCACTAGCCGTGCCGCCTGGCGCAGTTGCGGGCCCTCGGCCACAGCAGGCTTCTCCACCTCCTTGTGGGGGCCCTGGTGGCCCCGGCGGCGGTCCTGGTGACGCTCTTGGTGCGACAACTGCGGGGGTGGGCGcggcaggggtggtggtgggcgTGGGTGGTGCCGTGGGCGTGGGCGGCTGCTGCTCGGGGCCGGGGCACAGCAAGCGGCGGCGTCAAGCTCCCGGCGTTGGCGCAGTTGGCGGGGCCAGTCCGGAACGTGAAGAGGTCGGAGCAGGCTACAACAGTGAAGACGAATATGAAGCTGCTGCGGCACGAATCGAGGCCATGGATCCCGCCACTGTAGAACAG GAGCACTGGTTTGAAAAGGCCTTGCGGGACAAGAAAGGCTTCAtcatcaaacagatgaaggaggATGGTGCGTGTCTATTCCGGGCTGTAG CTGACCAGGTGTATGGAGACCAGGACATGCATGAGGTTGTACGAAAGCATTGCATGGACTATCTG ATGAAGAATGCCGATTACTTCTCCAACTATGTCACAGAAGACTTCACCACCTATATCAATCGGAAGCGGAAAAACAACTGCCATGGCAACCACATTGAAATGCAGGCTATGGCAGAGATGTACAACCGTCCTGTGGAGGTGTATCAATATAGCACAG aACCTATCAACACATTCCATGGGATCCATCAAAATGAAGATGAACCCATCCGTGTCAGCTACCACCGGAATATCCACTATAATTCAGTGGTGAATCCTAACAAGGCCACTATTGGTGTGGGGCTGGGCCTTCCATCATTTAAACCAGGG TTTGCAGAGCAGTCCCTGATGAAGAATGCCATAAAGACATCAGAAGAGTCATGGATTGAACAGCAAATGCTGGAAGACAAGAAACGAGCTACAGACTGGGAGGCCACAAATGAGGCCATAGAGGAGCAGGTGGCTCGAGAATCTTACCTTCAGTGGCTGAGGGATCAAGAGAAACAGGCCCGCCAGGTCCGGGGACCCAGCCAG CCCCGGAAAGCCAGTGCCACATGCAGttcagccacagcagcagcctcCAGTGGCCTGGAGGAATGGACTAGTCGGTCCCCACGGCAACGAAGTTCAGCCTCGTCACCTGAGCACCCTGAACTGCATGCCGAGCTAGGCATTAAACCCCCTTCCCCAGGCACTGTGTTAGCTCTTGCCAAACCTCCTTCACCCTGTGCACCAG GTACAAGCAGTCAGTTCTCAGCAGGGGCTGATCGGGCCACCTCTCCTCTTGTGTCCCTCTACCCTGCTCTGGAGTGCCGGGCCCTCATCCAGCAGATGTCCCCCTCTGCCTTTG GTCTGAATGATTGGGATGATGATGAGATCCTAGCATCGGTGCTGGCAGTGTCCCAACAGGAATACCTAGACagtatgaagaaaaacaaagtgcACAGAGACCCACCCCCAGACAAGAGTTGA
- the Otud5 gene encoding OTU domain-containing protein 5 isoform X5 produces the protein MTILPKKKPPPPDADPANEPPPPGPLPPAPRRGGGVGVGGGGTGVSGGERDRDSGVVGARPRASPPPQGPLPGPPGALHRWALAVPPGAVAGPRPQQASPPPCGGPGGPGGGPGDALVGGASPEREEVGAGYNSEDEYEAAAARIEAMDPATVEQQEHWFEKALRDKKGFIIKQMKEDGACLFRAVADQVYGDQDMHEVVRKHCMDYLMKNADYFSNYVTEDFTTYINRKRKNNCHGNHIEMQAMAEMYNRPVEVYQYSTEPINTFHGIHQNEDEPIRVSYHRNIHYNSVVNPNKATIGVGLGLPSFKPGFAEQSLMKNAIKTSEESWIEQQMLEDKKRATDWEATNEAIEEQVARESYLQWLRDQEKQARQVRGPSQPRKASATCSSATAAASSGLEEWTSRSPRQRSSASSPEHPELHAELGIKPPSPGTVLALAKPPSPCAPGTSSQFSAGADRATSPLVSLYPALECRALIQQMSPSAFAGLNDWDDDEILASVLAVSQQEYLDSMKKNKVHRDPPPDKS, from the exons ATGACTATTCTCCCCAAAAAGAAGCCGCCACCTCCCGACGCTGACCCGGCCAACGAACCGCCGCCGCCCGGGCCGCTGCCCCCAGCGCCTCGGCGCGGTGGGGGTGTAGGCGTGGGCGGCGGCGGCACGGGCGTGAGTGGAGGAGAGCGCGACCGTGACTCCGGCGTTGTGGGGGCCCGTCCCCGGGCTTCACCACCACCCCAGGGCCCGCTACCGGGGCCGCCTGGTGCTCTTCATCGTTGGGCACTAGCCGTGCCGCCTGGCGCAGTTGCGGGCCCTCGGCCACAGCAGGCTTCTCCACCTCCTTGTGGGGGCCCTGGTGGCCCCGGCGGCGGTCCTGGTGACGCTCTTG TTGGCGGGGCCAGTCCGGAACGTGAAGAGGTCGGAGCAGGCTACAACAGTGAAGACGAATATGAAGCTGCTGCGGCACGAATCGAGGCCATGGATCCCGCCACTGTAGAACAG CAGGAGCACTGGTTTGAAAAGGCCTTGCGGGACAAGAAAGGCTTCAtcatcaaacagatgaaggaggATGGTGCGTGTCTATTCCGGGCTGTAG CTGACCAGGTGTATGGAGACCAGGACATGCATGAGGTTGTACGAAAGCATTGCATGGACTATCTG ATGAAGAATGCCGATTACTTCTCCAACTATGTCACAGAAGACTTCACCACCTATATCAATCGGAAGCGGAAAAACAACTGCCATGGCAACCACATTGAAATGCAGGCTATGGCAGAGATGTACAACCGTCCTGTGGAGGTGTATCAATATAGCACAG aACCTATCAACACATTCCATGGGATCCATCAAAATGAAGATGAACCCATCCGTGTCAGCTACCACCGGAATATCCACTATAATTCAGTGGTGAATCCTAACAAGGCCACTATTGGTGTGGGGCTGGGCCTTCCATCATTTAAACCAGGG TTTGCAGAGCAGTCCCTGATGAAGAATGCCATAAAGACATCAGAAGAGTCATGGATTGAACAGCAAATGCTGGAAGACAAGAAACGAGCTACAGACTGGGAGGCCACAAATGAGGCCATAGAGGAGCAGGTGGCTCGAGAATCTTACCTTCAGTGGCTGAGGGATCAAGAGAAACAGGCCCGCCAGGTCCGGGGACCCAGCCAG CCCCGGAAAGCCAGTGCCACATGCAGttcagccacagcagcagcctcCAGTGGCCTGGAGGAATGGACTAGTCGGTCCCCACGGCAACGAAGTTCAGCCTCGTCACCTGAGCACCCTGAACTGCATGCCGAGCTAGGCATTAAACCCCCTTCCCCAGGCACTGTGTTAGCTCTTGCCAAACCTCCTTCACCCTGTGCACCAG GTACAAGCAGTCAGTTCTCAGCAGGGGCTGATCGGGCCACCTCTCCTCTTGTGTCCCTCTACCCTGCTCTGGAGTGCCGGGCCCTCATCCAGCAGATGTCCCCCTCTGCCTTTG caGGTCTGAATGATTGGGATGATGATGAGATCCTAGCATCGGTGCTGGCAGTGTCCCAACAGGAATACCTAGACagtatgaagaaaaacaaagtgcACAGAGACCCACCCCCAGACAAGAGTTGA
- the Otud5 gene encoding OTU domain-containing protein 5 isoform X2, with protein sequence MTILPKKKPPPPDADPANEPPPPGPLPPAPRRGGGVGVGGGGTGVSGGERDRDSGVVGARPRASPPPQGPLPGPPGALHRWALAVPPGAVAGPRPQQASPPPCGGPGGPGGGPGDALGATTAGVGAAGVVVGVGGAVGVGGCCSGPGHSKRRRQAPGVGAVGGASPEREEVGAGYNSEDEYEAAAARIEAMDPATVEQQEHWFEKALRDKKGFIIKQMKEDGACLFRAVADQVYGDQDMHEVVRKHCMDYLMKNADYFSNYVTEDFTTYINRKRKNNCHGNHIEMQAMAEMYNRPVEVYQYSTEPINTFHGIHQNEDEPIRVSYHRNIHYNSVVNPNKATIGVGLGLPSFKPGFAEQSLMKNAIKTSEESWIEQQMLEDKKRATDWEATNEAIEEQVARESYLQWLRDQEKQARQVRGPSQPRKASATCSSATAAASSGLEEWTSRSPRQRSSASSPEHPELHAELGIKPPSPGTVLALAKPPSPCAPGTSSQFSAGADRATSPLVSLYPALECRALIQQMSPSAFGLNDWDDDEILASVLAVSQQEYLDSMKKNKVHRDPPPDKS encoded by the exons ATGACTATTCTCCCCAAAAAGAAGCCGCCACCTCCCGACGCTGACCCGGCCAACGAACCGCCGCCGCCCGGGCCGCTGCCCCCAGCGCCTCGGCGCGGTGGGGGTGTAGGCGTGGGCGGCGGCGGCACGGGCGTGAGTGGAGGAGAGCGCGACCGTGACTCCGGCGTTGTGGGGGCCCGTCCCCGGGCTTCACCACCACCCCAGGGCCCGCTACCGGGGCCGCCTGGTGCTCTTCATCGTTGGGCACTAGCCGTGCCGCCTGGCGCAGTTGCGGGCCCTCGGCCACAGCAGGCTTCTCCACCTCCTTGTGGGGGCCCTGGTGGCCCCGGCGGCGGTCCTGGTGACGCTCTTGGTGCGACAACTGCGGGGGTGGGCGcggcaggggtggtggtgggcgTGGGTGGTGCCGTGGGCGTGGGCGGCTGCTGCTCGGGGCCGGGGCACAGCAAGCGGCGGCGTCAAGCTCCCGGCGTTGGCGCAGTTGGCGGGGCCAGTCCGGAACGTGAAGAGGTCGGAGCAGGCTACAACAGTGAAGACGAATATGAAGCTGCTGCGGCACGAATCGAGGCCATGGATCCCGCCACTGTAGAACAG CAGGAGCACTGGTTTGAAAAGGCCTTGCGGGACAAGAAAGGCTTCAtcatcaaacagatgaaggaggATGGTGCGTGTCTATTCCGGGCTGTAG CTGACCAGGTGTATGGAGACCAGGACATGCATGAGGTTGTACGAAAGCATTGCATGGACTATCTG ATGAAGAATGCCGATTACTTCTCCAACTATGTCACAGAAGACTTCACCACCTATATCAATCGGAAGCGGAAAAACAACTGCCATGGCAACCACATTGAAATGCAGGCTATGGCAGAGATGTACAACCGTCCTGTGGAGGTGTATCAATATAGCACAG aACCTATCAACACATTCCATGGGATCCATCAAAATGAAGATGAACCCATCCGTGTCAGCTACCACCGGAATATCCACTATAATTCAGTGGTGAATCCTAACAAGGCCACTATTGGTGTGGGGCTGGGCCTTCCATCATTTAAACCAGGG TTTGCAGAGCAGTCCCTGATGAAGAATGCCATAAAGACATCAGAAGAGTCATGGATTGAACAGCAAATGCTGGAAGACAAGAAACGAGCTACAGACTGGGAGGCCACAAATGAGGCCATAGAGGAGCAGGTGGCTCGAGAATCTTACCTTCAGTGGCTGAGGGATCAAGAGAAACAGGCCCGCCAGGTCCGGGGACCCAGCCAG CCCCGGAAAGCCAGTGCCACATGCAGttcagccacagcagcagcctcCAGTGGCCTGGAGGAATGGACTAGTCGGTCCCCACGGCAACGAAGTTCAGCCTCGTCACCTGAGCACCCTGAACTGCATGCCGAGCTAGGCATTAAACCCCCTTCCCCAGGCACTGTGTTAGCTCTTGCCAAACCTCCTTCACCCTGTGCACCAG GTACAAGCAGTCAGTTCTCAGCAGGGGCTGATCGGGCCACCTCTCCTCTTGTGTCCCTCTACCCTGCTCTGGAGTGCCGGGCCCTCATCCAGCAGATGTCCCCCTCTGCCTTTG GTCTGAATGATTGGGATGATGATGAGATCCTAGCATCGGTGCTGGCAGTGTCCCAACAGGAATACCTAGACagtatgaagaaaaacaaagtgcACAGAGACCCACCCCCAGACAAGAGTTGA